A stretch of Shinella zoogloeoides DNA encodes these proteins:
- a CDS encoding DUF2333 family protein, translating into MLDPIVAFFQRIFAAIGRGIGMVIAWILWPFITVANWYRARGWIIKGPIGIVLLLLVGFYGYFVWQTQVWSGFDPDYVNSYNLGQRRQDAGTATAGNATTPAAGEAVEPEPRTCVRSAIVDVTADLIDFNVNQNAWISSMLLYKLGLFGLDWDKTPWFDNKASFQRGVNQVVRRTAVELVDSLGRVRGTSGINADLQRARGNLQFDEETWYFGSDSLLPKTPTPNYYRTAMADLRKFNASLEACDAIFDGRSDNLIELLDRLANDLGATTAILRERSEFYNNGWFDTRADDRFWFAYGQLYAQYGILSAAGADFEAVIRARGIEPLWTSTISQLRSALRIQPSIISNGREDGWIMPTHLATIGFYMLRVRSNFVEIRDVLAR; encoded by the coding sequence ATGCTTGACCCGATCGTCGCGTTCTTCCAGCGCATCTTCGCGGCCATCGGCCGGGGTATCGGCATGGTGATCGCCTGGATCCTGTGGCCCTTCATCACGGTGGCGAACTGGTATCGCGCCCGCGGCTGGATCATCAAGGGGCCGATCGGCATCGTGCTGCTCCTGCTCGTTGGGTTCTACGGCTATTTCGTCTGGCAGACGCAGGTCTGGAGCGGCTTCGATCCCGACTATGTGAACAGCTACAATCTCGGCCAGCGCCGGCAGGACGCGGGCACCGCCACGGCCGGCAACGCGACGACGCCGGCGGCGGGCGAGGCCGTCGAGCCGGAGCCGCGGACCTGCGTGCGCTCGGCCATCGTGGATGTGACGGCCGACCTTATCGATTTCAACGTCAACCAGAATGCCTGGATTTCCTCGATGCTGCTCTACAAGCTCGGGCTTTTCGGGCTGGACTGGGACAAGACGCCGTGGTTCGACAACAAGGCCTCCTTCCAGCGCGGCGTGAACCAGGTGGTGCGCCGCACGGCCGTCGAGCTTGTGGATTCGCTCGGTCGCGTGCGCGGCACGTCGGGCATTAATGCCGATCTTCAGCGGGCGCGGGGCAATCTCCAGTTCGACGAGGAGACCTGGTATTTCGGTTCGGATTCGCTGCTGCCCAAGACGCCGACACCGAACTATTACCGCACGGCGATGGCGGACCTGCGCAAGTTCAACGCCTCGCTGGAGGCCTGCGACGCGATCTTCGACGGCCGCTCGGACAACCTGATCGAGCTGCTCGACCGTCTGGCGAACGACCTCGGCGCCACCACGGCGATCCTGCGCGAGCGCTCGGAATTCTACAACAACGGCTGGTTCGATACCCGTGCGGACGACCGTTTCTGGTTTGCCTACGGCCAGCTCTACGCCCAGTATGGCATTCTTTCGGCGGCGGGTGCGGATTTCGAGGCCGTCATCCGGGCGCGCGGCATCGAGCCGTTGTGGACTTCGACGATCAGCCAGCTTCGCTCCGCGCTGCGCATCCAGCCGAGCATCATCTCGAACGGCCGGGAAGACGGCTGGATCATGCCGACGCATCTGGCGACGATCGGCTTCTACATGCTGCGCGTGCGCTCGAACTTCGTGGAGATACGCGACGTGCTGGCGCGGTGA
- a CDS encoding TonB-dependent hemoglobin/transferrin/lactoferrin family receptor, translated as MQARRYRSALQACTALAVLSLSTGASAQDAANGAAATTNLQPVVVKGKRVVRRAGSVEDTPLAVQTSAEQLRRQEINSPSDISRLDPSVQYSPADRGFVIRGMEPNRVTTLIDDIPQPHMSNFARAGSPASSTTNADGGTTAFSFNSVSTLDIVKGADSSRAGSGALGGAVVLRTLEPEDLIKEGRDWGGIGKATYDSANKGLGGSLAVAKRFDDTSVLFQGSYLRGHETRGTGTVGGIGFKRDEANPADLSETNLLFKLRHELEGGHKIGLTAEHYNRDVDTELLTLRNGTNSARGFRDFFGFEESKRDRVSLDYQLTEPGGFFDSIRSSIYWQNVKRDVGNEGIRLVAPIGDWYRSTQLEEQSVGIASTFNKAFETGNVSHDLTIRGNFSYFWAESYTAGDDGCVRGTFSGTTCGSLHVNQADMPDVNGTRFAVTVDDKMRYDDSAWSVTPGLAFDWFHYSPQETDSFSVENAGYVGMPDSKSGLRLSPKLLVGYDVSPDLELFAQASMAYRAPNVNELYLRFKGSPFTGANYFMIGNPDLKSETGTGFELGGNYDAGDTTMRVVGFYNRYRNFIDVQKYGPSTNTVYEYYNRDRVRVAGLEVSASHAFDNGFHINGSLSYTSAKDTDTDEAVRTVVPFKAVTGIGYSQDDWGVDLTGIFANAMRKSSVASDFNAPGYGVANLTAWWEPEGTEGLRIQAGVYNIFDKQYWNGVASRTVSTDTPAIGNSNQPLAYYSEPGRSFRISLTKTF; from the coding sequence ATGCAGGCCCGGCGTTACCGCTCCGCACTTCAGGCTTGCACGGCGCTGGCCGTGCTCTCGCTCTCCACCGGCGCTTCCGCACAGGATGCCGCAAACGGCGCTGCTGCCACCACGAACCTTCAGCCGGTTGTGGTGAAGGGGAAACGGGTTGTCCGGCGGGCGGGCAGCGTTGAGGATACTCCTCTCGCCGTGCAGACGAGCGCGGAGCAGCTACGCCGCCAGGAAATAAATTCCCCCTCGGATATCTCGCGCCTGGACCCGAGCGTTCAGTATTCGCCGGCTGACAGGGGCTTTGTCATCCGAGGTATGGAACCCAACCGGGTGACGACGCTGATCGACGATATCCCGCAGCCTCATATGAGCAATTTCGCCCGTGCGGGGTCGCCGGCATCATCGACGACCAATGCCGATGGCGGCACGACCGCCTTCTCCTTCAACTCCGTTTCCACCCTGGATATCGTCAAGGGGGCAGACTCGAGCCGCGCGGGATCCGGTGCCCTTGGCGGCGCTGTCGTTCTGCGCACGCTGGAGCCTGAAGACCTGATCAAGGAAGGACGCGATTGGGGCGGCATCGGCAAGGCCACCTATGATAGCGCCAACAAGGGGCTTGGCGGCAGCCTCGCGGTGGCGAAGCGTTTCGACGATACCAGCGTGCTGTTCCAGGGATCCTATCTGCGCGGGCATGAGACGCGTGGCACCGGCACGGTCGGCGGTATCGGCTTCAAGCGTGACGAGGCCAATCCGGCTGACCTTTCGGAAACCAACCTGCTCTTCAAGCTTCGCCACGAGCTTGAAGGAGGGCACAAGATCGGCTTGACGGCCGAGCACTATAATCGTGATGTCGATACCGAACTCCTGACCCTACGCAACGGAACAAACTCCGCCCGAGGCTTTAGGGATTTCTTCGGCTTTGAGGAAAGCAAGCGTGACCGGGTCTCGCTGGATTACCAGCTGACAGAACCCGGCGGCTTCTTCGATTCGATCCGGTCTTCGATTTACTGGCAGAATGTAAAACGAGATGTAGGCAACGAGGGTATACGTCTTGTTGCTCCAATAGGTGATTGGTACCGCTCGACACAGCTTGAAGAGCAGTCTGTCGGCATTGCCAGCACGTTCAATAAGGCGTTCGAAACAGGTAATGTCAGTCATGACCTGACGATCCGCGGTAACTTCTCCTATTTCTGGGCGGAGTCCTACACGGCGGGTGATGACGGCTGCGTCAGAGGGACATTTTCAGGGACTACTTGCGGTTCGCTCCACGTCAATCAAGCGGACATGCCGGACGTGAATGGCACAAGGTTCGCCGTCACCGTGGACGATAAAATGCGTTATGACGATTCCGCCTGGTCCGTGACGCCGGGGCTTGCCTTCGATTGGTTCCACTATAGCCCGCAGGAAACGGACTCGTTCTCGGTTGAGAACGCCGGCTATGTCGGCATGCCGGATTCGAAGAGCGGCTTGCGTCTCTCGCCGAAGCTGTTGGTCGGGTATGATGTGTCCCCGGACCTGGAGCTTTTTGCCCAAGCCTCGATGGCCTACCGGGCGCCGAACGTCAACGAATTGTATCTGCGCTTCAAGGGGTCCCCATTTACCGGCGCCAATTATTTTATGATCGGCAATCCCGATCTGAAGTCGGAAACGGGGACGGGATTTGAACTTGGTGGCAATTACGACGCTGGCGATACCACGATGCGGGTGGTCGGCTTCTACAATCGGTACCGGAACTTCATCGATGTGCAGAAGTATGGACCCTCGACGAATACGGTCTACGAATATTATAATCGCGACCGCGTTCGAGTCGCGGGGTTGGAAGTCAGTGCATCCCACGCATTTGACAATGGATTCCACATCAACGGCTCGCTCAGCTACACGAGCGCCAAGGATACGGACACCGACGAGGCTGTGCGCACTGTCGTGCCATTCAAGGCCGTTACGGGGATCGGTTACAGTCAGGATGATTGGGGCGTCGATCTGACCGGTATCTTCGCCAACGCCATGCGCAAGTCCTCTGTTGCAAGTGATTTCAATGCGCCGGGCTATGGTGTCGCCAATCTGACGGCATGGTGGGAGCCGGAGGGAACCGAAGGTCTCCGGATCCAGGCCGGCGTCTACAATATCTTCGACAAGCAGTACTGGAACGGCGTCGCATCGCGTACTGTGTCGACTGATACCCCTGCAATCGGCAACTCCAACCAGCCCCTTGCCTACTATTCCGAGCCGGGGCGCAGCTTCAGGATCTCCCTTACCAAGACGTTCTGA
- a CDS encoding DUF1993 domain-containing protein yields MSITPYELSIPAFQRGFAVLSKLLDKAEAFAEEKKIKPEVLVNARLAPDMLSLAGQVQRMSDTAKGAAARLTGTEAPSFADDETTLADLRARIGKTTAYLASVPEAAFAGAEARTVVLKTRGGEMSSPGKDYLLTFVLPNFYFHLTAAYAILRHNGVSVGKLDYLGRT; encoded by the coding sequence ATGTCGATCACGCCCTACGAACTCTCCATCCCTGCCTTCCAGCGCGGCTTTGCCGTGCTGTCCAAGCTGCTCGACAAGGCCGAGGCCTTTGCGGAGGAGAAGAAAATCAAGCCAGAGGTTCTGGTGAATGCGCGCCTTGCACCCGACATGCTTTCGCTTGCCGGCCAGGTGCAGCGCATGAGCGACACCGCCAAGGGCGCCGCCGCCCGCCTCACCGGCACGGAGGCGCCGAGCTTTGCGGACGACGAGACGACCCTCGCCGATCTCAGGGCGCGCATCGGAAAGACGACGGCCTATCTCGCCTCCGTGCCGGAAGCGGCTTTCGCAGGCGCGGAGGCGCGCACCGTGGTGCTGAAGACGCGCGGCGGGGAAATGAGTTCCCCGGGCAAGGATTATCTTCTCACCTTCGTGCTGCCGAACTTCTATTTCCACCTCACGGCCGCCTATGCGATCCTGCGCCATAACGGCGTTTCCGTGGGCAAGCTCGATTATCTCGGCCGGACCTGA
- a CDS encoding anthranilate synthase, translated as MATKILEDGGEAYETRGGVTVTRRRRAADYADAISSYIDKLDERRGAVFSSNYEYPGRYTRWDTAVVDPPLGISSFGRAVWIEAYNARGEVLLSLIADRLAEVRELALGARTATRLDLDVKLPDRVFTEEERSKMPTVFTVLRAVTDLFHSAEDASLGLYGAFGYDLAFQFDAIDLKLTRPDDQRDMVLFLPDEILVVDHYAAKAWIDRYDFAKDGFSTEGKGEAIAAEPFQTVDVIPPHGDHRPGEYAELVVKAKESFKRGDLFEVVPGQKFFERCESKPSEISRRLKAINPSPYSFFINLGNQEYLVGASPEMFVRVSGRRIETCPISGTIKRGDDPIADSEQILKLLNSKKDESELTMCSDVDRNDKSRVCEPGSVKVIGRRQIEMYSRLIHTVDHIEGRLRDDMDAFDGFLSHAWAVTVTGAPKLWAMRFIEAHEKSPRAWYGGAIGMVGFNGDMNTGLTLRTIRIKDGIAEVRAGATLLYDSSPEEEEAETELKASAMIAAIRDARSGNSAKVQRDVATVGAGVKILLVDHEDSFVHTLANYFRQTGADVTTVRTPVPEEVFDRIRPDLVVLSPGPGNPKDFDCKATIRKARERNLPIFGVCLGLQALAEAYGGELRQLAVPMHGKPSRIRVLEPGIVFSGLGKEVTVGRYHSIFADPATLPRDFIITAESEDGTIMGIEHASEPVAAVQFHPESIMTLGQDAGMRMIENVVAHLSKKAKVKAA; from the coding sequence ATGGCCACGAAAATTCTGGAAGATGGCGGCGAAGCCTATGAAACGCGCGGCGGGGTGACCGTCACGCGCCGCCGCCGCGCGGCGGATTATGCCGATGCGATCTCCAGCTACATCGACAAGCTCGACGAGCGGCGCGGGGCGGTCTTCTCCTCGAACTATGAATATCCGGGCCGCTATACGCGCTGGGATACGGCCGTGGTCGATCCGCCGCTCGGCATCTCCTCCTTCGGCCGCGCCGTCTGGATCGAGGCCTATAACGCCCGCGGCGAGGTGCTGCTGTCGCTGATCGCCGACCGGCTGGCCGAGGTGCGGGAACTGGCGCTCGGCGCGCGCACGGCAACCCGCCTCGATCTTGACGTGAAGCTGCCCGACCGGGTGTTCACCGAGGAGGAGCGCTCCAAGATGCCGACGGTCTTCACGGTGCTGCGCGCCGTGACGGACCTCTTCCATTCGGCCGAGGATGCCAGCCTCGGCCTCTACGGCGCCTTCGGCTACGATCTCGCCTTCCAGTTCGACGCCATCGACCTCAAGCTGACGCGGCCGGACGACCAGCGCGACATGGTGCTCTTCCTGCCGGACGAGATTCTCGTCGTCGACCATTATGCGGCCAAGGCCTGGATCGACCGCTACGATTTCGCCAAGGACGGGTTTTCGACGGAAGGCAAGGGCGAGGCGATTGCCGCCGAGCCGTTCCAGACCGTCGATGTCATTCCGCCGCACGGCGACCACCGGCCCGGCGAATATGCCGAGCTGGTCGTCAAGGCGAAGGAGAGCTTCAAGCGCGGTGATCTCTTCGAGGTCGTTCCCGGCCAGAAGTTCTTCGAGCGCTGCGAGAGCAAGCCGTCGGAAATCTCCCGCCGCCTCAAGGCGATCAATCCGTCGCCCTATTCCTTCTTCATCAACCTCGGCAACCAGGAATATCTCGTCGGTGCATCGCCGGAAATGTTCGTGCGCGTGTCGGGCCGGCGCATCGAAACCTGCCCGATCTCGGGCACGATCAAGCGCGGCGACGACCCGATCGCCGACTCGGAACAGATTCTGAAGCTGCTGAACTCCAAGAAGGACGAATCCGAGCTGACCATGTGCTCGGACGTCGACCGCAACGACAAGAGCCGCGTCTGCGAGCCGGGTTCGGTCAAGGTCATCGGCCGCCGGCAGATCGAGATGTATTCGCGCCTCATCCACACGGTCGACCATATCGAAGGGCGCCTGCGCGACGACATGGACGCCTTCGACGGCTTCCTCTCGCACGCCTGGGCCGTCACCGTGACAGGGGCGCCGAAACTGTGGGCGATGCGCTTCATCGAGGCGCATGAGAAAAGCCCGCGCGCGTGGTATGGTGGGGCGATCGGCATGGTCGGCTTCAACGGCGACATGAACACCGGCCTGACGCTGCGCACCATCCGCATCAAGGACGGCATCGCGGAAGTGCGCGCCGGCGCCACGCTGCTCTACGATTCCAGCCCGGAAGAAGAAGAAGCCGAAACCGAACTGAAGGCCTCCGCCATGATTGCAGCCATCCGCGACGCCAGATCCGGCAATTCCGCCAAGGTCCAGCGCGATGTCGCGACGGTCGGGGCAGGGGTGAAGATCCTGCTCGTCGACCATGAGGACAGCTTCGTCCACACGCTTGCCAACTATTTCCGCCAGACCGGTGCGGACGTGACGACCGTGCGCACACCGGTTCCCGAAGAGGTGTTCGACCGAATCAGGCCGGACCTCGTCGTGCTGTCGCCCGGGCCGGGCAATCCGAAGGATTTCGACTGCAAGGCGACGATCCGCAAGGCGCGGGAGCGGAACCTGCCGATCTTCGGCGTCTGCCTCGGGCTTCAGGCCCTGGCGGAAGCCTATGGCGGCGAACTGCGCCAGCTTGCCGTTCCCATGCACGGCAAGCCCTCACGCATCCGCGTGCTGGAGCCGGGCATCGTCTTCTCCGGCCTCGGCAAGGAGGTGACGGTCGGGCGCTATCACTCGATCTTCGCCGATCCAGCGACGCTGCCGCGTGATTTCATCATCACGGCGGAGAGCGAGGACGGCACGATCATGGGTATCGAACACGCCAGCGAGCCGGTGGCGGCGGTGCAGTTCCACCCCGAATCGATCATGACGCTCGGCCAGGACGCCGGCATGCGCATGATCGAGAACGTGGTGGCGCATCTGTCGAAGAAGGCGAAGGTGAAGGCCGCTTAG
- a CDS encoding DUF6638 family protein, with protein sequence MKRLLEAELIYGRLLPVDEPHLVERYNKALDGFGMRRTALSSFRIDMTGFSPEIADELGDRDYLDPNRVNRRFIVMTPEQENLPVVHTSFSNTAALMHEFFSANARAINAITIRDALYGEIEDSVSVVNDIDDLLSINEVRFKVLSAEDMLGKAAELRGLVDRLKTVPNAWSDDAMLNRMVELAKQTGDIRLNALVPDQLVFRHEAYWANHFGGVYVFLDDKTTTVICDPSVPGFRRSRPWQVSYIALDDHKRIFEFLAATKRLELPRASWVEPSGLFQHRADMTVAGLVNRADPTADLEKADRIWLQTWMHHNVALVAEDGTYPFLMEAARTVAATGEIKIDEVAPDRRFLVVRAAPDHPDQWLVNRLISQMVPYDFVSRFVFDKQGFYAAYEHYSEKFRAYVVATLTRTYLQDKAAFRRKLFGIREDDANA encoded by the coding sequence ATGAAACGCCTCCTCGAAGCCGAATTGATCTATGGCCGGCTCCTGCCCGTCGACGAGCCGCATCTGGTTGAGCGCTACAACAAGGCGCTGGATGGATTCGGGATGCGGCGCACGGCGCTGTCGAGCTTCCGTATCGACATGACGGGCTTTTCGCCCGAGATCGCCGACGAACTGGGCGACCGGGACTATCTCGACCCCAACCGCGTCAACCGGCGCTTCATTGTCATGACGCCCGAGCAGGAGAATCTGCCGGTGGTGCATACGAGCTTTTCCAACACCGCGGCGCTGATGCACGAGTTCTTCTCGGCCAATGCCCGGGCGATCAACGCGATCACTATCCGCGACGCGCTCTATGGCGAGATCGAGGACTCGGTCTCGGTCGTCAACGATATCGACGACCTGCTCTCCATCAACGAGGTGCGCTTCAAGGTACTGTCGGCGGAGGACATGCTCGGCAAGGCGGCGGAGCTGCGCGGGCTGGTGGACCGGTTGAAGACGGTGCCGAACGCCTGGTCGGACGATGCCATGCTGAACCGCATGGTGGAATTGGCGAAGCAGACCGGTGACATCCGTCTGAACGCGCTCGTGCCGGACCAGCTCGTCTTCCGCCACGAAGCCTATTGGGCGAACCATTTCGGCGGCGTTTACGTCTTCCTCGACGACAAGACGACGACGGTGATCTGCGACCCGAGCGTGCCGGGCTTCCGTCGCTCGCGGCCCTGGCAGGTGAGCTATATCGCGCTCGACGACCACAAGCGCATCTTCGAGTTCCTGGCGGCGACGAAGCGGCTGGAGCTGCCGCGCGCCTCCTGGGTGGAGCCGTCCGGTCTCTTCCAGCATCGGGCGGACATGACGGTGGCCGGCCTCGTCAACCGCGCCGATCCGACCGCCGATCTCGAAAAGGCCGACCGCATCTGGCTGCAAACCTGGATGCACCACAATGTCGCGCTGGTCGCGGAAGACGGCACCTATCCCTTCCTCATGGAAGCCGCCCGCACGGTGGCGGCGACCGGCGAGATCAAGATCGACGAGGTCGCGCCGGATCGGCGCTTCCTCGTTGTGCGCGCCGCGCCCGACCATCCGGACCAGTGGCTGGTCAACCGTCTGATTTCGCAAATGGTTCCCTACGACTTCGTGTCCCGCTTCGTCTTCGACAAGCAGGGCTTCTACGCAGCCTATGAGCATTACAGCGAAAAATTCCGCGCCTACGTTGTGGCGACATTGACGCGGACCTATCTGCAGGACAAGGCTGCTTTCCGCAGGAAACTCTTCGGCATCAGAGAGGATGACGCCAATGCTTGA
- a CDS encoding endonuclease domain-containing protein, with protein MRGANGKKTERARQLRQVDNDAETWLWSDLRGRRLNGFKFVRQLAIGPYFADFACREEMLVVEVDGSQHAGSEYDRKRNEFMRMNGWSIARFWSVDVVAKREAVLETILAVCEGRLAECVVETDLIFLPATEN; from the coding sequence ATGCGGGGCGCAAACGGCAAGAAGACCGAAAGAGCAAGGCAACTGCGTCAAGTCGATAATGATGCGGAAACATGGCTCTGGTCGGATCTGCGCGGGCGGCGCTTGAATGGCTTCAAGTTCGTAAGGCAACTCGCCATCGGGCCTTATTTCGCAGACTTCGCATGCCGAGAGGAAATGCTGGTCGTCGAGGTTGACGGAAGCCAGCATGCAGGTAGTGAATACGACCGGAAGCGAAATGAATTCATGCGCATGAATGGCTGGTCCATCGCTCGTTTCTGGAGTGTGGACGTGGTTGCGAAACGGGAGGCCGTTCTGGAGACTATTTTGGCAGTATGCGAAGGCCGGCTGGCTGAGTGTGTGGTGGAAACCGATCTGATATTCTTGCCCGCAACGGAGAATTGA
- a CDS encoding extensin family protein has translation MRRLPLLAAVLLLTGAAELPKDGPLPAARPERKVVEPVENKAAQRPQEDTEEQASCRAALGKAGAVFVEAPTVEDGQTCGMEHPVTLKALAGGIEVEPDATVRCETALQLARWVDGSVKPAIAAAMPQDAITGLTQASAYVCRNRNGAPEGKISEHAFGNAIDIAGFTLKSGKTLVIRPADRDATLEGAFQRAITEAACLYFTTVLDPGSDAAHQNHLHLDVKARRGGYRYCW, from the coding sequence ATCCGCCGCCTGCCCCTTCTCGCCGCCGTCCTGCTCCTCACCGGAGCCGCCGAATTGCCGAAGGACGGCCCCCTGCCCGCGGCCCGGCCCGAGCGCAAGGTCGTGGAACCTGTTGAAAACAAGGCAGCACAACGCCCGCAGGAAGACACGGAAGAACAGGCATCCTGCCGGGCGGCTCTCGGGAAGGCCGGCGCGGTCTTCGTAGAGGCGCCGACCGTCGAGGACGGACAGACCTGCGGCATGGAACACCCGGTAACGCTCAAGGCCCTGGCCGGCGGCATCGAGGTCGAGCCGGACGCGACCGTGCGGTGCGAGACGGCGTTGCAGCTTGCCCGTTGGGTGGACGGCTCGGTCAAGCCGGCCATCGCGGCGGCCATGCCACAAGACGCGATCACCGGCCTCACCCAGGCCTCTGCCTATGTCTGCCGCAATCGCAACGGCGCGCCGGAGGGCAAGATTTCCGAGCACGCCTTCGGCAACGCCATCGATATCGCCGGGTTCACGCTGAAAAGCGGAAAGACGCTCGTCATTCGCCCCGCCGACAGGGACGCCACGCTGGAGGGCGCCTTCCAGCGCGCCATCACCGAAGCCGCCTGCCTCTACTTCACGACGGTGCTCGACCCCGGCAGCGACGCCGCCCACCAGAACCACCTGCATCTCGACGTGAAGGCGCGCCGCGGCGGATATCGCTATTGCTGGTGA
- a CDS encoding formate--tetrahydrofolate ligase has product MADVKSDIEIARAARKKPILEIGGKLGIPPEHLLPYGHDKAKISAEFIAAQKGRPNGKLILVTAINPTPAGEGKTTTTVGLGDGLNRIGKKAITCIREASLGPCFGVKGGAAGGGYAQVVPMEDMNLHFTGDFHAITSAHNLLAALIDNHIYWGNEQNIDIRRIAWRRVMDMNDRALRHIVGSLGGVANGYPRETGFDITVASEVMAILCLATDLKDLEKRLGSVIIGYRRDKSPVFARDIKADGAMTVLLKDAMQPNLVQTLENNPAFVHGGPFANIAHGCNSVVATTTALKLADYVVTEAGFGADLGAEKFFDIKCRKAGLKPDAAVIVATVRAMKMNGGVKKDDLGRENVEAVKKGCANLGRHVQNVKKFGVPVVVAINHFTSDTEAEIRAVKDFVATLGAEAIVCRHWAEGSAGIEALARKVVDLAESGLSQFSPLYPDEMPLFQKIETIAKDIYHAGEVIADKSVRDQLRIWEDQGYGNLPVCMAKTQYSFSTDPNLRGAPSGHTVPVREVRLSAGAGFVVVITGEIMTMPGLPKVPSSERIFLNEDGQIEGLF; this is encoded by the coding sequence ATGGCAGACGTGAAGTCCGATATCGAGATCGCCCGCGCGGCCCGCAAGAAGCCGATCCTGGAAATCGGCGGGAAGCTGGGAATTCCGCCCGAGCACCTGCTGCCCTACGGCCATGACAAGGCGAAGATCAGCGCCGAGTTCATCGCCGCGCAGAAGGGCAGGCCGAACGGCAAGCTGATCCTTGTCACCGCGATCAACCCGACGCCGGCCGGCGAGGGCAAGACGACCACGACGGTGGGCCTCGGCGACGGGCTGAACCGTATCGGCAAGAAGGCGATAACCTGCATCCGCGAGGCCTCGCTCGGACCCTGCTTCGGCGTCAAGGGTGGGGCGGCCGGCGGCGGCTATGCGCAGGTCGTGCCGATGGAGGACATGAACCTCCACTTCACCGGCGACTTCCATGCCATCACCTCGGCGCACAATCTTCTCGCCGCGCTCATAGACAATCACATCTACTGGGGCAACGAACAGAACATCGATATCCGCCGCATCGCCTGGCGGCGCGTGATGGACATGAACGACCGGGCGCTGCGCCACATCGTTGGCTCGCTCGGAGGCGTGGCCAACGGCTATCCGCGCGAGACCGGCTTCGACATCACCGTCGCCTCGGAGGTCATGGCGATCCTCTGTCTTGCAACGGACCTGAAAGACCTCGAAAAGCGCCTCGGTAGCGTCATCATCGGCTATCGCCGCGACAAGTCGCCGGTCTTCGCCCGCGACATCAAGGCGGACGGAGCGATGACGGTGCTGCTGAAGGACGCCATGCAGCCGAACCTCGTGCAGACGCTGGAGAACAATCCGGCCTTCGTGCATGGCGGCCCCTTCGCCAACATCGCGCATGGCTGCAATTCCGTCGTCGCCACCACGACGGCGCTGAAGCTTGCCGATTATGTGGTGACGGAAGCCGGCTTCGGCGCAGACCTCGGGGCGGAAAAGTTCTTCGACATCAAGTGCCGCAAGGCGGGGCTGAAGCCCGACGCGGCCGTGATCGTGGCGACCGTGCGCGCCATGAAGATGAACGGCGGCGTCAAGAAGGACGATCTCGGCCGGGAGAATGTCGAGGCGGTGAAGAAGGGTTGCGCCAATCTCGGCCGGCATGTGCAGAACGTCAAGAAATTCGGCGTGCCGGTTGTCGTCGCCATCAACCACTTCACCTCCGATACGGAGGCTGAGATCAGGGCGGTGAAGGATTTCGTCGCCACGCTCGGGGCCGAGGCCATCGTCTGCCGGCATTGGGCGGAAGGCTCGGCGGGCATCGAGGCGCTGGCCCGCAAGGTCGTCGACCTTGCCGAATCCGGCCTGTCGCAATTCTCGCCCCTCTATCCCGACGAGATGCCGCTGTTCCAGAAGATCGAGACGATCGCCAAGGATATCTACCACGCCGGCGAGGTCATCGCCGACAAGTCGGTGCGCGACCAGCTTCGCATATGGGAGGACCAGGGCTACGGCAACCTGCCGGTCTGCATGGCCAAAACGCAGTATTCCTTCTCGACCGACCCGAACCTGCGCGGCGCGCCATCTGGCCATACGGTGCCGGTGCGCGAGGTGCGCCTTTCGGCCGGCGCCGGTTTCGTCGTGGTCATCACCGGCGAGATCATGACCATGCCCGGCCTGCCGAAGGTGCCGTCCTCGGAAAGGATCTTCCTCAACGAGGACGGCCAGATCGAAGGCCTGTTCTGA